The genomic region CACGCGGTCGGCGCCGTGATGCCTAAGGGCACGGTGAAAGGCGCATGAGACAGAACCACACGCCGAGCTGGCTCTTCAGCTTGGTCGTAGGCGTCATGGTTCTCGGCATCCTCTTCGCGTTGCCGAACCTGTTTGGCGAAGATCCGGCGATCCAGCTAACGCCGGCGGACGGCACTGAGCCGCCGGAAGCGGTGGTCGCAGACGTCGAGGGCTTTCTCCAGGGCGAGGGACTGCCGTTCGAACAGGCCCGCTTGGTGGACGGCGAGACCGTCATGGTCACCTTCAAAGGCACGGCCGCCCAGGGCGATGCCCTCGAACCCCTCCGTGAGCGCTACAGCGATGGGTACATCACCGCGCTGACGACCATGCCACGCATGCCCGACTTCCTGCGCTCCCTCGGTCTGCGGCCGATGGCGCTTGGGCTCGATCTACGTGGCGGCGTGCACTTCCTGTTCGAGGTCGATCTCGACGTGGCGCTTGCGAAGTTCATGGAGCAGTCGGAGGGCACATTCCGCCAGGCGCTGCGCGACGCCAACGACCGCCAGGGTATTCGTAGCCTCGGGTACGAGACGAACGAGGAAACCAACACGATCACCTACAAGTTCCGTGATCGTGAGACCGCCGTTGAGGCGGAGCGCGAAATGCGCAAGATCAGCACCGAGTTCGACTACCTGCTCGGCAACACGCCGGACGGCAACGCGTTCGTCAGTGCCACGATGAACGAGGCCGCCATCACGGCACTGCAGGCACGCTCGATCGAACAGAACCTCACCACCCTGCGCCGACGCGTCGACAGCCTCGGTGCGGCCGAGCCCCTGATCCAACAGCAGGGCCTGAACCGCATCGTGGTGGAGCTACCCGGCGTGCAGGACCCGGCGGCGGCAGAGCGCATCATCGGCGCCACGGCCACGGTCGAGTTCCGCCTCAACGATACTGAAGGCGATGCTAACGCCGTCGCCACCGGCCGCACGAGTGCATCTTTTTCGAGTCGCCTCTACTACCACCGCGACGGTTTCCCCGTCCTACTCAAGCGCGATGTGATCGCGAGCGGTGACAACCTTACGCAAGCGCAGTCCCAGTTCAGCTCGAGCGGTAGTGGCCCGGCCGTGAGCGTCACCCTTGATCAGCGTGGCGGCAACCGCATGTTGCGAGCCACGACCGAGAATGTGGGCAAGCCCATGTCCGTGGTGTACATCGAGAGCGAACGCAACGAGGTGGAGCAGCCAGATGGCACGATCGAGCTGGTCACCAGCGAGAAGCGTGAGGTGATCAGCATCGCGACGATTCAGGGCGTGTTTTCCAACCGCTTCGAGATCACCGGCCTGAATCCGACGGAAGCCTCCACCCTGGCGACGCTGCTGAACGCAGGTTCCCTCGCTGCCCCGATCTTCAAGGTGGAGGAGCGCACGATCGGTCCGAGTCTCGGTGAGGAGAACATCGCCCGTGGGCAGCTGGCGATCCTCATCGGTTTCGTCGCCGTCGTCATCTTCATGGCCCTGTACTACCGCATGTTCGGCCTGTTCGCGAACGTCGCGCTGTTCGCCAACCTGGTGCTCATCGTGGCTTTGCTGTCTATCTTGCCAGCGGCGCTGAGCTTGCCGGGTATCGCAGGTATCGTGCTCACGGTCGGCATGTCGGTGGATGCCAACGTGCTCATCTTCGAGCGAATACGCGAGGAGATACGGTCGGGGAACTCGCCCCAGGCGAGTATCACGGCGGGCTACGACAAGGCCCTCAGTACCATCGCTGACGCCAACATCACGACGGCGATCGCAGCGCTGATCCTCGCTGTTTTCGGGACCGGGCCCGTGCGCGGCTTTGCGGTCACGCTGTTCATAGGCATCTTGACGTCCATGTTCACCGCCATCATCGGTACGCGGGTGCTGGTCAACGCCTGGTACGGGCGTCGCCAAGTCAACGCGCTGGCGATCTAGGGGAAGCATCATGGAAATGTTCAAGAAGACCACCACCATCGACTTCCTCGGCGCGCGCCATATCGCCGTGGGGATCTCCGCCCTGCTGATCGTGGCCACGATCGTCATGGTCGTCATGCGCGGCATCAACTTCGGTATCGATTTCACCGGCGGTGTGCTGGTGGAGGCGAAGTACCCGGAGGCGATCGAGCTCTCCACCGTGCGCGACGCACTCGGCAACGGTGGTATCGACGATTCGGTGGTGCAGTACTTCGGCGAGAACACCGACGTGCTGGTGCGGGTGCAGCCGGACGAGAATGCCGATGGCGCGAGCGTTGGCGAGGCAGTTCGGGCAGCCCTGCGCACCGCAGATGCCGGGGTAAAGATTCAGCGAACGGAGTTCATCGGTCCTCGCGTGGGTGAAGAGCTGCGCGAAGACGGTGGCCTGGCGATGTTGTTCGCCCTGCTGCTGATCCTCGCCTACGTCACCCTGCGCTTCCAGTGGAAGTTTGCCCTGGGCGCCGTGGTGGCGTTGGTGCACGACGTGGTGATCACGATCGGCTTCTTCGCCGCCTTCCAGGTGCCCTTCGACCTGCCCGTGCTCGCCGCATTGCTCGCGGTGATCGGTTACTCGCTGAACGACACCATCGTGGTGTTCGATCGCATTCGCGAGAACTTCCGGGCCCTGCGTAAGCGCACGCCGGTGGAGGTGATGAACCTCTCGCTCAACCAGACCCTCTCGCGCACCTTGATGACCAGTGGCACGACCTTGCTGGTGGTGCTGGCTCTGTACTTCCTCGGCGGATCGGCCATCGACGAGTTCGCCCTGGCCCTTATCGTGGGTGTGGTGTTGGGTACCTACTCGTCCATCTACGTGGCGAGCTCGGCGGCGCTGGCGCTCAAGGTCACGGCGGTGGATCTGCTACCGCCGAAGGACGAAGAGGATCCGGAACTCGAGGCGATCCCCTAGCGCGGGATCGCCACCGGCGTCGCGCCGTGCGAGGTCAGCTCGCGTTGCGGCGCAGGGCCGGGGGCAGGTGCGGCGCGAAGGTCTTCAGCATGTCGGCGAAGACCTTGGGCGAGCCGGCCACGATGTTGCCGGCTTCGAGGTAACGCTCATCGCCGGCGAAGGTGCCGACCAGGCCACCCGCCTCCCGCACCAGGAGGGCACCTGCGGCCATGTCCCAGGGGTGCAACCCCATCTCGAAGAAGCCGTCGTAGCGACCGGCCGCCAGGTAGGCGAGGTCCAGGGCGGCGGCGCCAGGGCGTCGCAGGCCGGCGGTTTTCTCGGAGATGGCGCGGAACATGGCGACGTAAGCGTCCATGTACTCTAGATTCTGCGCGTAGGGGAAGCCGGTGCCGACCAGGGCGCCGTTAAGGCTCGTGCGCTTGCCGACTCGAATACGGCGGCCGTCGAGCTGGGCACCTTCTCCGCGGGAGGCGGTGAACAGCTCCTGGCGCGAAGGATCGTAGACCACGCCGTGCTGGAGCACGCCGCGCTGCTGCAGGGCGATGGACACGGCGAACACGGGGAAGCCGTGGAGGAAGTTGGTGGTGCCGTCGAGGGGATCGATGATCCAGACGTTTTCCTCGCCGTGCTCCTCGCCGAGGCGGCCACTCTCCTCACCGAGGAAGCTGTGATCGGGGTAGCTGGCGCGTATCGTGTCGATGATCTCCTGCTCCGCCAGACGATCAACCTCACTCACGAAATCATTAGGCTGCTTCTCGTGGATGGTGAGTTCGTGCAGGCGCGGCAGGGCACGCATGATGATTTCGCCGGCCCGGCGGGCGGCGCGAATGGCGATATTGAGTTGCGCATGCATGGCGGGGGAGGGCTCACCTTGAACGAAGCGGAGGCAAGGATAGCAGATGGCCGAGACTGATCCGGTGCGCGAGCGCCTGACGCGGGTAACCGTGGTGTTGGTGGACACCTCCCATCCGGGCAACATCGGCGCCGTCGCGCGGGCGAGCAAGAACATGGGGCTGCACCGCCTGCGCTTGGTGCGTCCCCGCCAATTCCCCCATGCGGACGCCACCGCGCGGGCATCGGGGGCCGACGACCTCCTGGCGCGCGCCGAGGTGTTCAACACTCTGGAGGAGGCGATCGCCGATAGCGCCCTGGTTTACGGCGCGAGCGCCCGTCGCCGCAGCTTGCAGTGGCCCGAGCGGAACGCCCGCGAGGCCGCGAAGGAGATTCTCGGTACTGATGCGCAGGTGAGCGTGGTGTTCGGCAACGAACGCTCCGGCCTCAGCAACGCGGAGCTTGATTGCTGCCATCGATTGCTACACATCAACGCCAACCCTGAGTACAGCTCCTTGAACCTGGCGATGGCGGTGCAGGTGGTCACCCATGAGCTGCGCATGGCGGCGTCGGCCGACCACCCGGTCGCGCAGGGCAAAGGCGACATCCCCCTCGCGACGTCAGCGCAGGTGGAGGCCCTGTACGAGCACTACGAGCGCACGCTCACGGCTGCCGGCTTCCTGAACCCGGATAATCCTCGCCACCTCATGCGCCGCCTGCGACGGCTCTACAACCGCGTCGGCCTGGACGACAACGAGGTGCAGATCCTGCGCGGTATCCTGTCCGCCCACGACGAGGCGCTGGCCGGCGCGCGCGGCGGACGCCCGCCCCGAAAGGGCGCTGGCGACTAGCGTGAACACCCGCGACGTCCCCCCGCCCATCTACCTGGACTACGCCGCGACCACGCCGGTCGACCCGCGCGTGGTCGAGGCGATGGTCCAGGCGCTCGAGGGCACCTGGGCCAACGCGGCCAGTGGACACGTGCTCGGCACCCAGGCGCGGCAAGCGGTCGAGGATGCACGCCACGAGGTCGCGGCGTGCCTGGGGGCTGGCGCCGATGAGATCGTGTTCACCTCCGGGGCGACGGAAGCCGTTAACACGGCGGTCGCTGGCGTCGCCCGCGCGGCGCTCGCGCGTGGTACGGCCCACGTGGTGACTACCAGGATCGAACATCAGGCCACCCTCGATGTGTGCACACAGCTCGAGCGTGAAGGCGTCGAGGTCACGCGCCTGGTGCCCGATGCCGATGGCCTGCTGCCCGCACAGCGCTTGCGCGAGGCCCTGCGCGAAGACACGTGCCTGGTCAGCCTCACGCACGTCAACGGTGAGATCGGCACGGTCATCGATCTGCCGGCGCTGGCGGCGGTATGCAGCGACCACGGCGTGCCTCTGCACGTGGACGCGGCGCAGAGCGCGGGCAAGCTGCCGATCGATCTGACCGAGCTTCCGGTCGATCTCCTCTCGATCTCCGCCCACAAGCTCTACGGCCCGAAGGGTGCGGGCGCGCTCTACGTGCGCAAGCGGCCCAAGCGGGTGCTGGTGCAGCCCTTGCTGTTCGGCGGTGGCCAGGAGGGACGCCTGCGCTCCGGTACCCTGGCGACGCACCAGATCGTGGGCCTGGCGAGCGCGCTGAGCCTGGCCTGTGCCGAGCGCGAAGCGGAGCAGGCGCGGCTGGCGCACCTTCGGGACGAGCTCTGGGACCGCCTGCGCCGCCTAGGTGGCGTGCACCTCAACGGCCACCCGAAGCGGCGCGTCGGTGGCCATCTCTCGATCAGTATCGAGAGGGTGGAGGGGGAGAGTTTGCTACTCGCGCTCGAGGACCTCGCCCTGTCGCGCGGCGCTGCCTGCAGTGCGCTCACGGGGGAGCCGTCCTACGTGTTGCGCGCCCTCGGGCGGGATGACCTGCTGGCCGGCAGCACGCTGCGGATCACCTTGGGAAGACCCACGACGGCGCAGGAGATCGAGGTGGCCGCCGGGCGGATCGCCGAGGAGGTCTCGCGCCTGCGTGCCCTGGCGCCGGCGGTTCGGGCCTAAGCGGCGTGGCCCAGGACGCCTACTCGCCACGCGTTCGCGAGCTGTTCCGGCACACCCCCGGGGCGGGCTCGCTGGACGGCGAGGGCGTGCGCTGCGGTCGCGCCGGTGGCGCTGAGCACGGAGCGGAGGTGGTGCTCTGGGTGAGGGTGCTGGAAGGCGCGATCCAGGAGGCGCGATTCCAAGTGCTCGGATGCCCTCACACCGTGGCAGCTGCGGCCCTACTCGTCGAGGGACTGGCGGGCCAGCCGGCGGCCGCGGCGCGGGTGGATACAACGGCGATTTCGGAGCGTCTGCTGCTGCCGGTGGAGAAGCTCGGCCGTGTGCTACTGCTCGAGGATGCGCTGCTCGACGCCCTCGCCGGCGTCCGGGGACCAGATCGCGACGCTTCGAGCCCCGAGTGATATCCTATTGGGTCAGCCTTCTCTATCTGAGACCAGGAGATCGAACGCGATGGCAATTACCCTGTCCCCCTCCGCTGCGGATCGGGTTCGCGCTCACGTGAGCCGTGAGGGGCGCTTCGGCATCCGCCTAGGGGTGCGCAAGAGCGGCTGCACCGGCTACGCCTACGTCCTCGACTACGCCGACGCCGCCAACGACGACGACGTGGTCTTCGACCAGGGCGACGTGCGCGTGGTGGTCGACAAGGACAGCCTGGACTTTCTCGACGGCACGGAAGTGGATTTCATCAAGCAGGGCTTGAATGAGATGTTCACCTTCCGTAACCCCAACGTGACCAGCGAGTGCGGTTGCGGCGAGAGCGTCGGCTTCGCCTGAGCGCGCTGGCTCACCTGTCGAGCGCGCGGTAGACTCCGCGCCGCCGGCAAGCCCGCGCTCTCAGGCGGGCACCTCAATCCAATCCGAACCTAAAGATCAGTATCCGAGCGCCTCCTGCCAGAGGGGCTCGGTGTAAAGGAGACCCCCATGGCAGTCGAACGGACGCTTTCCATCATCAAGCCCGACGGTGTGGCGAAGAACCTCGTCGGTAAGGTCTACACGCGCTTCGAAGATGCGGGCCTCACCATTATCGCCGCCCGCATGATGAGCCTCAGCCAGGCGCAGGCCGAGGGCTTCTACGCCGTCCACAAGGAGCGTCCCTTCTTCGGCGAACTGGTCGAGTACATGACCTCCGGCCCCGTGGTCGTGTCCGTGCTCGAGGGCGAGAACGCCGTCGCTCGCCACCGCGAGATCATGGGTGCCACCGATCCGGCCGAGGCGGATCCCGGCACCATCCGCGCCGACTTCGCCGAAAGCAAGGGCGTGAACGTGGTGCACGGCTCCGACGCGGTCGAGACGGCTGCCGAGGAGATTCGCTACTTCTTCCAGGACGGCGAACTCTGCCCGCGCTGAGCGCGAGCAGCGTTCCCCGGTCGGTCTGACGGCGAGCACGATGGAAGCGCGGCTGAACCTGCTGGGGCTGCCGCGCGCCGAGCTCGAGGCCTGGTTCGGCGAGCTCGGTGAGAAACCGTTCCACGCGCGCCAGGTGATGCGCTGGATCTACCGCCGCGGCGTGGCGGATTTCGACGCCATGACCGACCTCTCCAAGTCCTTGCGCGCCAAGCTGAGCGAGCGGGCGGTGGTGGAAGCGCCGCCCGTGCGCAGCGAGCACGTCGCCCGCGACGGCACGCGCAAGTGGCTCTTCGATGTGGGCGGTCAGGCGATCGAGACCGTCTTTATCCCCGAGCCCTCACGACGCACGCTGTGCATTTCCAGCCAGGTGGGCTGCGCCCTCGATTGCTCCTTCTGCGCCACCGGGGCGCAGGGCTTCAATCGCCACCTGACCACCGCCGAGATCGTCGGTCAGGTCTGGTACGCCAACCGCGAGATGCTGGCGGACTACCGCCACGATGAGCACCCGGTCACCAACGTCGTCTTGATGGGCATGGGCGAGCCCCTGGCCAACTACCGCAACGTGCTGCCGGCGCTGCAGATCATGCTCGAGCCTATGGGCTTTGATATCTCGCGACGTCGCCTGACCCTCAGCACCTCCGGCATCGTGCCCAACATCCGCAAGCTCGGTCAGGACTGCAACGTGGCTCTGGCCGTCTCCCTGCACGCGCCCGACGATGCCCTGCGCGATGAGATCGTGCCCATCAATCGCACCTATCCCATCGCCGAGCTGTTGGAGGCCTGCTGGCACTACGCGTCTGAGCAGACCGGGCGCCACATCACCTTCGAGTACGTGATGCTCGATGAGGTTAACGATAGCGATAGCCATGCGCGAGCGCTCATCAAGCTGCTGCGCGGCAAGCCCGCCAAGGTCAACCTGATTCCCTTCAACCCCTTCCCGGGCACCGACTACCAACGCTCGCCGGATTCGCGTGTGACGGCCTTCCGCAATATGCTGCTGAACGCCTCCGTCACCGCCACGATCCGCCGCACCCGTGGCGATGACATCGACGCGGCCTGCGGCCAACTCGCCGGCGAGGTGCAGGACCGGGTTACGGCGCGCCTCGGCGCCAAACGCATTCCCGTCAGTGTGGAGCACCTCCAATGACGCGCTCAGCTACGCCGCCTCTACGCATTACCATGCTGGCGGGCGCGCTGCTCGCCGCCCTGGCCGGGTGCATCACCACCACGGACGATCCCTCGCCGGTAGAGGAGTCTCCCTCGGAAGCGGCGTCCTTCAACGTCCAACTCGGGGCGAACTACTTGCGCCAAGGCAATCTCGAGCTGGCCAAGGATAAGATCGATAAGGCGTTAGAGCAGGATCCCGAGTTGCCCCTTGCGCACACCTACGCGGGCCTGTTGTACGACCGAATCGGCGAAGCCGACCGGGCGGAGGGGCACTATCGAACGTCCTTGCGCCTGCAGCCGGATGACTCGGTGACGCTCAACCTGTTCGGCGCTTACCTGTGTCGTCAGAGCAAGGCCGAGGAGGCCGAGCGCTACTTCCTGGCCGCCACGCGCGATCCCCTGTACCGCACGCCGGAGGTGCCCTATACGAACGCGGGCGTCTGCCTGTCGGGGGTGAGTCAATACGAACGGGCCGAGTCCTACTTCCGCCGGGCCCTCGATGCGAATTCGCGCTACGGCGATGCGCTGTGGCAGATGGCACGCCTTAGCGATCAGCTCGGCCGTACCCTCCAGGCACGTGCCTTCTTCCAGCGCTACGCGGAAGTGAACACCTTGAACTCGCAAGCGCTCTGGTTGGGCGTGCGGATCGAGCGTTCCCTCGGCGACCAATCGAGTGCGCAGCGCTACGCGGATCGCCTGCTGAGCGACTTCCCCGATTCGGTGGAGGCCCGCGCACTGTTGGAGTCCATGGAGAACACCTGACGCTCACCCTCGACGCGGGTTGAGCGTCGCTGAGCTTGACTGCTTTTACGACCGGCGCTGCGAACGAGTCTGAGCGCCGGCAATGCACTGACGACACGTACGGAACACGCATGGCCGAATCGGAGACGCCGCAGGACGCCGCTGCCTCGGCTGACAACGCTGCTGCAACTGCCAAGGGTGGCCCCGGGCAGACGCTGCGCGCCGCCCGCGAGGCTCGGGGGCAGAGCGCTGCGGATGTCGCTCGCAACCTGTGCTTGGAGCTGCGCCTGGTGCAGGCGATCGAGGACGATCGCTACGAGGAATTCGGCGCCGCCGTCTTCGCGCGGGGCCATGTGCGGCGCTACGCGCAATCCCTCGAGATGGATGCCGATGCCATTCTGGGCAGCTGGGATGCACGCTTCTCGAGCGCCCCGCCGCCGACCCAGCCGGATCCGAAGGTCGCCCCCGTCGCCGAGCCCACCAAGGGATCGCCAGCGCTGCTGATCGCCCTGGTGGTGGCCGTGTTGGCCGGGGCGGCAGCGTTCGTCTGGTGGTGGCTGCATCCGCCGGGCCCCGCAAACGCACCGGTGGCGGCCGCGCCGGCCATCGCCACGCCGGCACCGCAAGCTTCCACACCGGTGGCGGCCTTCCCGGTCAGCTCGTCTTCGGCCGCGTCGCGCAACCAGTCCCTGGACGAGGCCCTCGAGAGTGCCGCCACCGCCGTCGAGTCGACGGTGGAGAGCATCGAGGCGACGGCGGATCAGGCCCAGGACGGTGTCGCCGCCTTTACCGAACGTGCGCCCGCCACCTTGCCCGCACTGGCCCCTGCGTCCTCTGCCGACGCAGCCCCTGCGCAATCTGCCGAGCCTCCCACCGAGGAAGCCGTGGTGGACGTCGCGCAAGCGGTGGCCGCCGCAGGCCCGGCGCCCGTGGCCACGGGCGATGAGATCGCCCTTCGCTTCATCTTCGATGAAGCATGCTGGGTGAGCGTGCGCGACGCCACGGGCCGCACCCTCATGCTCGGCCTGCGTGAGCCCGGCACGGTGAACGACCGCACCGGCGTGCCACCGATCAACGTGACGTTGGGGCGCTACCCCGGCGTGCGCATCGAGGTCGATGGTCAGTCCTTCGAGGTGCCCCCGAGCGGCATCGACGGCGCGATCGCCCGCTTCGAGATTCCGGCGTCATGAAGAGCATCCAGTCCGTGCGCGGCATGCGCGACCTGTTGCCCCCCAGCACTGCCACCTGGCGCTGGCTGGAGCACGTGGTCACCGACACGCTGATCGCCTACGGCTACAACGAGATCCGCCTGCCCCTGCTGGAGCGAACGGAGCTGTTCGCCCGGTCCGTGGGCGAGCACACGGATATCGTGGAAAAAGAGATGTACACCTTCGCCGATCGCGATGGTGATCAGTTGAGCCTGCGCCCGGAGGGTACGGCCGGTTGCGTACGGGCTGGTATCCAAAACGGGTTGCTGCACAATCAACGCCAGCGCCTGTGGTACCACGGGCCCATGTTCCGCCACGAGCGCCCCCAGCGCGGGCGCTACCGCCAGTTCCATCAGATCGGAGCGGAGACCTACGGTTTCGCCGGGCCCGACATCGATGCGGAGCTCCTGATCCTCACCCAGCGCATCTGGCAGCGCCTGGGCTTGAAGGGGCTGCGCCTGGAGATCAACTCGCTCGGCACGGTGGCCTCGCGCGCGGCTTACCGCGATGTGTTGGTGGAGTACTTCTCCGCCCA from Pseudomonadota bacterium harbors:
- a CDS encoding aminotransferase class V-fold PLP-dependent enzyme; this encodes MNTRDVPPPIYLDYAATTPVDPRVVEAMVQALEGTWANAASGHVLGTQARQAVEDARHEVAACLGAGADEIVFTSGATEAVNTAVAGVARAALARGTAHVVTTRIEHQATLDVCTQLEREGVEVTRLVPDADGLLPAQRLREALREDTCLVSLTHVNGEIGTVIDLPALAAVCSDHGVPLHVDAAQSAGKLPIDLTELPVDLLSISAHKLYGPKGAGALYVRKRPKRVLVQPLLFGGGQEGRLRSGTLATHQIVGLASALSLACAEREAEQARLAHLRDELWDRLRRLGGVHLNGHPKRRVGGHLSISIERVEGESLLLALEDLALSRGAACSALTGEPSYVLRALGRDDLLAGSTLRITLGRPTTAQEIEVAAGRIAEEVSRLRALAPAVRA
- the ndk gene encoding nucleoside-diphosphate kinase, with translation MAVERTLSIIKPDGVAKNLVGKVYTRFEDAGLTIIAARMMSLSQAQAEGFYAVHKERPFFGELVEYMTSGPVVVSVLEGENAVARHREIMGATDPAEADPGTIRADFAESKGVNVVHGSDAVETAAEEIRYFFQDGELCPR
- the pilW gene encoding type IV pilus biogenesis/stability protein PilW gives rise to the protein MTRSATPPLRITMLAGALLAALAGCITTTDDPSPVEESPSEAASFNVQLGANYLRQGNLELAKDKIDKALEQDPELPLAHTYAGLLYDRIGEADRAEGHYRTSLRLQPDDSVTLNLFGAYLCRQSKAEEAERYFLAATRDPLYRTPEVPYTNAGVCLSGVSQYERAESYFRRALDANSRYGDALWQMARLSDQLGRTLQARAFFQRYAEVNTLNSQALWLGVRIERSLGDQSSAQRYADRLLSDFPDSVEARALLESMENT
- the rlmN gene encoding 23S rRNA (adenine(2503)-C(2))-methyltransferase RlmN, with translation MEARLNLLGLPRAELEAWFGELGEKPFHARQVMRWIYRRGVADFDAMTDLSKSLRAKLSERAVVEAPPVRSEHVARDGTRKWLFDVGGQAIETVFIPEPSRRTLCISSQVGCALDCSFCATGAQGFNRHLTTAEIVGQVWYANREMLADYRHDEHPVTNVVLMGMGEPLANYRNVLPALQIMLEPMGFDISRRRLTLSTSGIVPNIRKLGQDCNVALAVSLHAPDDALRDEIVPINRTYPIAELLEACWHYASEQTGRHITFEYVMLDEVNDSDSHARALIKLLRGKPAKVNLIPFNPFPGTDYQRSPDSRVTAFRNMLLNASVTATIRRTRGDDIDAACGQLAGEVQDRVTARLGAKRIPVSVEHLQ
- the secD gene encoding protein translocase subunit SecD; translation: MRQNHTPSWLFSLVVGVMVLGILFALPNLFGEDPAIQLTPADGTEPPEAVVADVEGFLQGEGLPFEQARLVDGETVMVTFKGTAAQGDALEPLRERYSDGYITALTTMPRMPDFLRSLGLRPMALGLDLRGGVHFLFEVDLDVALAKFMEQSEGTFRQALRDANDRQGIRSLGYETNEETNTITYKFRDRETAVEAEREMRKISTEFDYLLGNTPDGNAFVSATMNEAAITALQARSIEQNLTTLRRRVDSLGAAEPLIQQQGLNRIVVELPGVQDPAAAERIIGATATVEFRLNDTEGDANAVATGRTSASFSSRLYYHRDGFPVLLKRDVIASGDNLTQAQSQFSSSGSGPAVSVTLDQRGGNRMLRATTENVGKPMSVVYIESERNEVEQPDGTIELVTSEKREVISIATIQGVFSNRFEITGLNPTEASTLATLLNAGSLAAPIFKVEERTIGPSLGEENIARGQLAILIGFVAVVIFMALYYRMFGLFANVALFANLVLIVALLSILPAALSLPGIAGIVLTVGMSVDANVLIFERIREEIRSGNSPQASITAGYDKALSTIADANITTAIAALILAVFGTGPVRGFAVTLFIGILTSMFTAIIGTRVLVNAWYGRRQVNALAI
- a CDS encoding RodZ domain-containing protein gives rise to the protein MAESETPQDAAASADNAAATAKGGPGQTLRAAREARGQSAADVARNLCLELRLVQAIEDDRYEEFGAAVFARGHVRRYAQSLEMDADAILGSWDARFSSAPPPTQPDPKVAPVAEPTKGSPALLIALVVAVLAGAAAFVWWWLHPPGPANAPVAAAPAIATPAPQASTPVAAFPVSSSSAASRNQSLDEALESAATAVESTVESIEATADQAQDGVAAFTERAPATLPALAPASSADAAPAQSAEPPTEEAVVDVAQAVAAAGPAPVATGDEIALRFIFDEACWVSVRDATGRTLMLGLREPGTVNDRTGVPPINVTLGRYPGVRIEVDGQSFEVPPSGIDGAIARFEIPAS
- the secF gene encoding protein translocase subunit SecF, producing the protein MEMFKKTTTIDFLGARHIAVGISALLIVATIVMVVMRGINFGIDFTGGVLVEAKYPEAIELSTVRDALGNGGIDDSVVQYFGENTDVLVRVQPDENADGASVGEAVRAALRTADAGVKIQRTEFIGPRVGEELREDGGLAMLFALLLILAYVTLRFQWKFALGAVVALVHDVVITIGFFAAFQVPFDLPVLAALLAVIGYSLNDTIVVFDRIRENFRALRKRTPVEVMNLSLNQTLSRTLMTSGTTLLVVLALYFLGGSAIDEFALALIVGVVLGTYSSIYVASSAALALKVTAVDLLPPKDEEDPELEAIP
- a CDS encoding iron-sulfur cluster assembly accessory protein codes for the protein MAITLSPSAADRVRAHVSREGRFGIRLGVRKSGCTGYAYVLDYADAANDDDVVFDQGDVRVVVDKDSLDFLDGTEVDFIKQGLNEMFTFRNPNVTSECGCGESVGFA
- a CDS encoding inositol monophosphatase family protein; this translates as MHAQLNIAIRAARRAGEIIMRALPRLHELTIHEKQPNDFVSEVDRLAEQEIIDTIRASYPDHSFLGEESGRLGEEHGEENVWIIDPLDGTTNFLHGFPVFAVSIALQQRGVLQHGVVYDPSRQELFTASRGEGAQLDGRRIRVGKRTSLNGALVGTGFPYAQNLEYMDAYVAMFRAISEKTAGLRRPGAAALDLAYLAAGRYDGFFEMGLHPWDMAAGALLVREAGGLVGTFAGDERYLEAGNIVAGSPKVFADMLKTFAPHLPPALRRNAS
- a CDS encoding RNA methyltransferase, with product MAETDPVRERLTRVTVVLVDTSHPGNIGAVARASKNMGLHRLRLVRPRQFPHADATARASGADDLLARAEVFNTLEEAIADSALVYGASARRRSLQWPERNAREAAKEILGTDAQVSVVFGNERSGLSNAELDCCHRLLHINANPEYSSLNLAMAVQVVTHELRMAASADHPVAQGKGDIPLATSAQVEALYEHYERTLTAAGFLNPDNPRHLMRRLRRLYNRVGLDDNEVQILRGILSAHDEALAGARGGRPPRKGAGD
- a CDS encoding iron-sulfur cluster assembly scaffold protein, translated to MAQDAYSPRVRELFRHTPGAGSLDGEGVRCGRAGGAEHGAEVVLWVRVLEGAIQEARFQVLGCPHTVAAAALLVEGLAGQPAAAARVDTTAISERLLLPVEKLGRVLLLEDALLDALAGVRGPDRDASSPE